A region from the Neurospora crassa OR74A linkage group V, whole genome shotgun sequence genome encodes:
- a CDS encoding O-methyltransferase family 3 has protein sequence MSTGNFKFENKGHNWVQNDVWTAVDGYTMGQLHPSSKPNASALQNALDASKAAGLPDISASPAQSKFMALQCRVLGVTHALEVGTLGGYSAIWLASENPQMKLTTVEFDPHHVEVARKNIEYAGLSDRIEVIQGSGLEVLNQLKKEIEEGKRPKFGFFFIDADKPNNLNYFNLAVEMALPKAMICVDNVVRGGRLIDQSLTEPRETAGRILVEGVAKDTRVESVVMQTVGEKSYDGCLWAILKTDA, from the coding sequence ATGTCTACCGGCAACTTCAAATTCGAAAACAAGGGCCACAACTGGGTCCAAAACGACGTTTGGACCGCCGTCGACGGCTACACCATGGGCCAGCTCCACCCCTCCAGCAAGCCCAACGCCTCAGCCCTCCAAAACGCCCTTGATGCCTCTAAAGCCGCCGGCCTGCCCGACATCTCGGCCTCTCCGGCTCAGAGCAAGTTCATGGCTCTCCAGTGCCGCGTCTTGGGCGTCACACACGCCCTCGAGGTCGGCACTTTGGGCGGCTACTCGGCCATCTGGCTCGCCAGCGAGAACCCGCAAATGAAGCTTACCACTGTGGAGTTTGACCCCCACCACGTTGAGGTGGCGCGCAAGAACATTGAGTACGCGGGTTTGTCGGACAGAATCGAGGTTATTCAGGGATCAGGATTGGAGGTGTTGAACCagctgaagaaggagatcGAAGAGGGCAAGAGGCCCAAGTtcggcttcttctttatcGATGCCGATAAGCCAAATAACCTCAACTACTTCAACTTGGCGGTGGAAATGGCGCTGCCCAAGGCCATGATTTGCGTGGACAACGTGGTGCGCGGAGGCAGGCTGATTGATCAGAGCTTGACGGAGCCCAGGGAGACGGCGGGCAGGATTCTGGTCGAGGGAGTGGCCAAGGACACGAGGGTTGAGTCGGTGGTCATGCAGACTGTGGGCGAGAAGAGCTACGATGGATGTCTTTGGGCCATCTTGAAGACAGATGCTtga
- a CDS encoding AP-2 complex subunit mu-1 produces MLSGILIFNQKGENLIFRAFRNDCRPRLADVFRIQVISNAQVRSPILTLGSTTFSHVKHENIYLVAITRSNANAALVFEFLYRLIQLGRGYFGKFDEEAVKNNFVLVYELLDEIIDFGYPQNTETDTLKMYITTEGVKSERAVEDSAKITMQATGALSWRKADVKYRKNEAFVDVIEDVNLLMSATGSVLRADVNGQIIMRAYLSGTPECKFGLNDRLLLDQDGLMSLPSGNRMGSKATKAAAGSVTLEDCQFHQCVKLGKFDSDRIISFIPPDGEFELMRYRATENVNLPFKVHAIVNEVGKTKVEYSIGVRANFGSKLFATNVVVKIPTPLNTARITERCTQGKAKYEPSENVIVWKIGRFAGQSEFVLSAEAELTSMTNQKAWSRPPLSMNFSLLMFTSSGLLVRYLKVFEKSNYSSVKWVRYMTRAGSYEIRF; encoded by the exons ATGCTGTCCGGgatcctcatcttcaaccaAAAGGGCGAGAACCTCATCTTCCGAGCCTTCCGCAATGACTGCCGCCCACGACTGGCGGACGTGTTCCGCATCCAGGTCATCAGCAACGCCCAGGTCCGATCCCCTATCTTGACCCTCGGCAGCACCACCTTCAGCCATGTCAAGCACGAGAACATCTACCTGGTCGCCATCACCCGTAGTAACGCCAATGCCGCCCTGGTCTTCGAGTTCCTCTACCGCTTGATCCAGCTGGGTCGCGGCTACTTTGGCAAGTTTGACGAGGAGGCCGTCAAGAACAACTTTGTCCTGGTCTACGAGCTCCTGGATG AAATCATCGACTTTGGTTATCCCCAAAACACCGAGACCGACACTCTCAAGATGTACATCACAACCGAAGGCGTCAAGTCGGAGCGCGCCGTCGAGGACTCCGCCAAGATCACCATGCAAGCTACTGGCGCTTTATCCTGGCGCAAGGCCGATGTCAAGTACCGCAAGAACGAAGCCTTTGTCGACGTAATCGAAGATGTCAACCTGCTCATGAGCGCAACCGGCTCCGTCCTGCGCGCCGACGTCAACGGCCAGATCATCATGCGCGCCTACCTCAGCGGCACGCCCGAGTGCAAGTTCGGTCTCAACGACCGCCTCCTACTCGACCAGGACGGACTCATGAGCCTGCCCAGCGGCAACAGGATGGGGAGCAAGGCGACCAAGGCCGCGGCCGGCAGCGTCACGCTCGAAGATTGCCAATTCCACCAGTGCGTCAAGCTGGGCAAGTTTGACAGTGACCGCATCATCAGCTTCATTCCGCCCGACGGCGAGTTCGAGCTGATGAGGTACCGCGCAACCGAGAACGTCAACCTGCCGTTCAAGGTGCACGCCATTGTCAACGAGGTGGGCAAGACAAAGGTGGAATACAGCATCGGTGTGCGCGCCAACTTTGGATCCAAGTTATTTGCGACCAACGTGGTCGTCAAGATTCCCACGCCGCTCAACACGGCCAGGATCACGGAGCGCTGTACCCAGGGCAAGGCCAAGTACGAGCCGTCCGAGAACGTGATTGTGTGGAAGATTGGTCGCTTTGCTGGACAGAGCGAGTTTGTGCTGAGCGCCGAGGCCGAGCTTACGAGCATGACAAACCAGAAGGCTTGGAGCAGGCCGCCACTCAGTATGAACTTTAGCTTGCTGATGTTTACCAGCTCTGGCTTGCTGGTTCGCTATCTTAAGGTGTTCGAAAAGAGCAACTACTCGAGTGTGAAGTGGGTGAGGTATATGACAAGGGCAGGAAGCTACGAGATTAG GTTCTaa
- a CDS encoding extracellular cell wall glucanase Crf1 produces the protein MGNDTLSLLLPRLFLVLSALVALAAAQSGTDCNPIKTSGCPLDIGLTNNPYGVDFTKGTMDQASWTSVGAGSVIYTSQGAVLTLSKKGDAPTISTNWYIFFGRVEVLMRAAPGTGIISSVVLGSDDGDEIDWELIGGNNDEVQTNYFGKGNVTLYNRGGNSAVHDVQGTRHNYTIDWQIGQLTWYVDGKTVRTLKEEDAVGGLNYPQTPMKLRIGSWAGGDPDNAPGTIAWAGGVTDYTKGPFTMYVERVSVTNRYPAASYSYGDMSGNWDSIVLKKDDAADGNQSKEGIVKKDGSRGVASATNSTSSSSSSSSSSSSSS, from the exons ATGGGCAACGATACGTTGAGCCTCCTGTTGCCGAGGCTGTTCTTGGTTCTTTCGGCATTGGTTGCGTTGGCTGCTGCACAATCAGGGACGGATTGTAACCCCATCAAGA CCTCTGGCTGCCCTCTGGATATAGGTCTCACCAACAATCCATATGGCGTCGATTTTACCAAAGGAACAATGGACCAGGCTTCCTGGACGTCCGTAGGCGCCGGCTCCGTTATCTACACCTCCCAGGGTGCCGTCCTCACTCTCTCCAAGAAGGGAGATGCACCCACCATCTCCACAAACTGGTATATCTTCTTTGGCCGCGTCGAGGTGCTCATGCGTGCAGCTCCGGGGACGGGTATCATCAGCAGCGTGGTGCTTGGGAGCGATGACGGAGACGAGATTGACTGGGAATTGATCGGCGGCAACAACGACGAAGTGCAAACCAACTATTTTGGCAAGGGGAACGTGACCTTGTATAACCGCGGCGGGAATTCAGCAGTGCACGATGTGCAAGGAACGAGACACAACTATACGATCGACTGGCAAATTGGTCAGTTGACGTGGTACGTGGATGGAAAGACGGTTCGCACGctcaaggaagaggatgcgGTCGGAGGGCTGAACTATCCGCAGACGCCCATGAAGCTGAGAATAGGCTCGTGGGCTGGAGGTGACCCGGATAATGCGCCGGGGACAATTGCATGGGCGGGGGGTGTGACGGACTACACCAAGGGGCCGTTCACGATGTATGTTGAGAGGGTGTCGGTGACGAATCGGTATCCGGCGGCGAGCTATTCGTATGGCGACATGTCGGGAAACTGGGATAGTATTGTTCTGAAGAAGGATGACGCTGCTGATGGGAATCAGAGCAAAGAGGGCATCGTCAAGAAAGATGGGTCGAGGGGGGTTGCGTCTGCCACCAACTccacctcgtcgtcgtcgtcgtcgtcgtcgtcgtcgtcgtcgtcgtcataa